One genomic segment of Streptomyces sp. RKND-216 includes these proteins:
- a CDS encoding sugar ABC transporter permease: MTVLTDPKAAPETTPAREAAPAPRRRRPRTEAAYYWMVLPALALFLLLHTTPVLRGIYYSFTDFAGYGSYEFVGLTNYLNLFEDARIAESYLFTFQFAAVATVLTNVVALAVALGLHARIRFRATLRGVFFTPNVLSILIVGYVFNYLFTYSLPAIGEHLGIDALSTSILADPDLAWVGVVILAVWQAAAFNIIIYLAGLQTVPEDLHEAATLDGAGPWQRFRSVTLPLIAPFVTINTVLSLRNFLQVFDHVEALTAGGPGSATTSVSYLIYKGGFKGGEYAYQTANAVLFFAVIVLISVFQMRLLQRREVNL; the protein is encoded by the coding sequence ATGACCGTACTCACCGACCCGAAGGCCGCACCCGAGACCACCCCCGCGCGGGAGGCCGCCCCCGCCCCGCGCCGCCGCCGCCCGCGCACCGAAGCCGCGTACTACTGGATGGTGCTGCCCGCGCTGGCACTGTTCCTGCTGCTGCACACCACCCCCGTGCTGCGCGGCATCTACTACAGCTTCACCGACTTCGCGGGCTACGGCTCCTACGAGTTCGTCGGCCTCACGAACTACCTCAACCTGTTCGAGGACGCACGGATCGCGGAGAGCTACCTCTTCACGTTCCAGTTCGCCGCCGTCGCGACCGTACTCACCAACGTCGTGGCCCTGGCCGTCGCCCTCGGACTCCACGCCAGGATCCGGTTCCGCGCCACACTGCGCGGCGTCTTCTTCACCCCCAACGTGCTGTCGATCCTCATCGTCGGCTACGTCTTCAACTACCTGTTCACCTACTCGCTGCCCGCCATCGGAGAGCACCTCGGCATCGACGCGCTCAGCACCAGCATCCTCGCCGACCCCGACCTGGCCTGGGTGGGCGTGGTGATCCTCGCCGTGTGGCAGGCGGCGGCGTTCAACATCATCATCTACCTGGCCGGCCTCCAGACCGTCCCCGAGGACCTGCACGAGGCCGCCACCCTCGACGGCGCCGGGCCCTGGCAGCGCTTCCGCTCCGTCACGCTGCCGCTGATCGCACCGTTCGTCACCATCAACACCGTGCTCTCGCTGCGCAACTTCCTCCAGGTCTTCGACCACGTCGAAGCACTCACCGCGGGCGGACCGGGCAGCGCCACCACCTCGGTCTCGTACCTGATCTACAAGGGCGGCTTCAAGGGCGGCGAATACGCCTACCAAACCGCCAACGCGGTGCTGTTCTTCGCCGTCATCGTCCTGATCTCCGTCTTCCAGATGCGCCTGCTCCAGCGCCGCGAGGTGAACCTGTGA
- a CDS encoding SH3 domain-containing protein yields the protein MTAKSARLHSRPPSSAPTLGVLYKNHGFKYHKDTKNWLLVTDKKTGVKGWASKRLFSVKMCMN from the coding sequence ATGACCGCGAAGTCGGCGCGGCTACACAGCAGGCCGCCGTCTTCCGCGCCCACGCTGGGCGTGCTGTACAAGAACCACGGCTTCAAATACCACAAGGACACCAAGAACTGGCTGCTGGTCACGGACAAGAAGACCGGAGTGAAGGGCTGGGCGTCCAAGCGACTCTTCTCCGTCAAGATGTGCATGAACTGA
- a CDS encoding IS5 family transposase (programmed frameshift) — protein MGVKPWIVDDELWSLIEPLLPPWPERSPGPRPVDDRLCLQGILYVLFNNISWQHLPLELGFGSGQTCWRRLDRWQEAGVFEELHRILLSELNAADELDWTRACVDAPHPRQKGGAATGPSPVDRRKTGSKHHLICDGNGTPLRVITTASNVNDVTQTLPLADGVPPVAGKPGRPRKRPAALLGDKDYDSNPNRRELRKRRTQPVISRKGSPNIYGLGKLRYVVEQTFALLHQFKRLAVRWERRPELHDALVSLACGLICWRRHKKSRS, from the exons GTGGGAGTCAAGCCGTGGATCGTGGACGATGAACTGTGGTCGCTGATCGAGCCGTTGCTGCCGCCGTGGCCAGAGCGGTCGCCGGGACCGAGGCCGGTGGACGACCGGCTGTGTCTGCAGGGCATCTTGTACGTGCTGTTCAACAACATCAGCTGGCAGCACCTGCCGCTGGAGCTGGGCTTCGGCTCGGGACAGACGTGCTGGCGGCGCCTGGACCGCTGGCAGGAGGCCGGTGTCTTCGAGGAGTTGCACCGCATACTCCTGAGTGAGCTCAACGCGGCCGACGAACTGGACTGGACGCGCGCATGTGTGGACGCC CCACATCCGCGCCAAAAAGGGGGAGCCGCGACCGGTCCGTCGCCGGTCGACCGACGGAAGACGGGCAGCAAGCACCACCTGATCTGCGACGGCAACGGAACACCCCTGCGGGTGATCACCACGGCCTCGAACGTCAACGACGTCACCCAGACGCTCCCTCTGGCCGACGGCGTCCCGCCTGTGGCCGGCAAGCCCGGCCGCCCACGCAAACGCCCCGCAGCCCTCCTCGGCGACAAGGACTACGACTCCAACCCAAACCGCCGTGAACTGCGCAAACGACGGACCCAGCCCGTGATCTCCCGCAAAGGCTCGCCCAACATCTACGGCCTCGGCAAGCTCCGCTACGTGGTGGAGCAGACCTTCGCCCTGCTTCACCAGTTCAAGCGCCTGGCCGTCCGATGGGAACGACGCCCCGAACTCCACGACGCCCTCGTCTCCCTCGCCTGCGGCCTCATCTGCTGGAGGCGCCACAAGAAGTCACGCTCATGA
- a CDS encoding alpha-glucosidase has translation MTLPTAVSPSAQPSGPPPPGDEAWWKSAVVYQIYPRSFADSDGDGVGDLRGILGRLDHLHDLGVDVLWLSPVYPSPQDDNGYDVADYQDIEPVFGTLADFDELLAAVHTRGMKLVMDLVVNHTSDEHPWFAASRGDGPGGPKRDWYVWRPARDGMEPGTPGAEPNNWGSAFSGPAWTWDEASGAYYLHLFSPKQPDLNWENPEVRQAVYAMMRWWLDRGVDGFRMDVINLISKEPGLPDGPVTGGAPYAGGLAACMGGPRLEEYLQEMHREVFADRPQRTLTVGEMPGVTVDQARRHTDPARRQLDMVFQFEHMGLDQDGDKYTPKPLRLTDLKASLGRWQSGLDEVGWNSLYWCNHDQPRIVSRFGDATDERSRVRSATMLATVLHLHHGTPYVYQGEELGMTNAPFTRIEDYRDVEARNHYAHAVAAGADPADVLAGLAAMSRDHARTPMQWTAGPNAGFTTGEPWIAVNPDHVRVNAEAAVADQTSVYHHYRRLIALRHDEPAVARGRFEMLLPDDERVYAFLRHDEAAGVELLVLGNFTGSAAEVPVPAGWAGAELLLGNVPDPAPAGTTVTLAPWEARVHRRTVST, from the coding sequence GTGACCCTGCCCACCGCCGTGTCCCCCTCCGCGCAGCCGTCCGGACCGCCCCCGCCCGGTGACGAGGCCTGGTGGAAGTCGGCCGTCGTCTACCAGATCTACCCCCGCAGCTTCGCCGACAGCGACGGCGACGGCGTCGGCGACCTGCGCGGCATCCTCGGCCGCCTGGACCACCTGCACGACCTCGGCGTCGACGTGCTGTGGCTGTCGCCCGTCTACCCCTCCCCGCAGGACGACAACGGCTACGACGTCGCCGACTACCAGGACATCGAGCCCGTCTTCGGCACCCTGGCCGACTTCGACGAACTGCTGGCCGCCGTGCACACGCGCGGCATGAAGCTCGTCATGGACCTCGTCGTCAACCACACCTCCGACGAACACCCCTGGTTCGCCGCCTCGCGCGGCGACGGTCCGGGCGGCCCGAAGCGCGACTGGTACGTCTGGCGCCCCGCCCGCGACGGCATGGAGCCCGGCACCCCGGGCGCCGAGCCCAACAACTGGGGCTCGGCGTTCTCCGGCCCCGCCTGGACCTGGGACGAGGCGAGCGGCGCGTACTACCTGCACCTCTTCTCACCCAAGCAGCCCGACCTGAACTGGGAGAACCCCGAGGTCCGGCAGGCGGTGTACGCCATGATGCGCTGGTGGCTCGACCGCGGGGTGGACGGCTTCCGGATGGACGTCATCAACCTCATCTCCAAGGAACCCGGCCTGCCCGACGGCCCGGTCACCGGCGGCGCCCCCTACGCCGGCGGGCTTGCCGCCTGCATGGGCGGCCCCCGACTGGAGGAGTACCTGCAGGAGATGCACCGCGAGGTCTTCGCCGACCGTCCGCAGCGCACCCTCACCGTCGGCGAGATGCCCGGGGTCACCGTCGACCAGGCCCGCCGCCACACCGATCCCGCGCGGCGGCAGCTCGACATGGTCTTCCAGTTCGAGCACATGGGCCTCGACCAGGACGGCGACAAGTACACCCCGAAGCCCCTGCGCCTCACCGACCTCAAGGCCTCGCTTGGCCGCTGGCAGTCCGGCCTCGACGAGGTCGGCTGGAACAGCCTCTACTGGTGCAACCACGACCAGCCCCGCATCGTGTCCCGCTTCGGGGACGCCACCGACGAGCGGTCGCGGGTCCGGTCCGCGACCATGCTCGCCACCGTCCTGCACCTGCACCACGGCACGCCGTACGTTTACCAGGGCGAGGAACTGGGCATGACGAACGCGCCGTTCACCCGGATCGAGGACTACCGGGACGTGGAGGCCCGCAACCACTACGCGCACGCCGTCGCCGCGGGCGCCGACCCGGCGGACGTCCTCGCCGGGCTCGCCGCGATGAGCCGCGACCACGCGCGCACCCCGATGCAGTGGACCGCCGGGCCCAATGCGGGCTTCACCACCGGCGAACCCTGGATCGCCGTCAACCCCGACCACGTGCGGGTCAACGCCGAGGCGGCGGTGGCCGACCAGACGTCCGTCTACCACCACTACCGGCGCCTCATCGCCCTGCGCCACGACGAACCGGCGGTGGCGCGCGGCCGCTTCGAGATGTTGCTGCCGGACGACGAGCGCGTGTACGCGTTCCTGCGGCACGACGAGGCCGCAGGGGTGGAGCTGCTGGTGCTCGGCAATTTCACGGGCTCCGCCGCGGAGGTCCCCGTCCCCGCCGGCTGGGCCGGCGCCGAGCTGCTGCTCGGCAACGTCCCCGACCCCGCCCCGGCCGGCACGACCGTCACCCTCGCCCCCTGGGAGGCCCGCGTCCACCGCCGCACCGTGTCCACCTGA
- a CDS encoding RHS repeat-associated core domain-containing protein: MRIGRRISTRGLIAALSTALLIEVGVAQIAFAADGLGKPDAPSPHAATVKEVAGLGADKARERRAKERKRNTAQAERAEREQNAAPEPAKLRRPRSSSVAELAVSTSEADGGGDYSATPLSPSASWGAGGNAGSFTWGYDLVIPQPPAGVAPKLSLDYDSGSIDGRTSATNNQGSALGEGFSITESYIERTYGSCDEDGHGDDQKDLCWKYDNARLVLNGKASRLVKDGDGWRLSNDDASKVERHTGASNGDDNGEYWTVTTTGGTVYTFGKDDVAGSETGSVWTVPVYGDDSGEPGYSQGSSFSGRSLRQAWRWNLDVVQDTHDNAATYWYAKETNHYRKNGASTANTAYTRGGYLTEIRYGQRADALETYFYRVKLAHKERCTAEDCSELTEDTKDNWPDVPFEALCTDGESEADCTGLGPSYFSRKRLTGVTTQVKDGDTFKDVDSWTFTQDYLDPGDIGGTDDQVLVLKKIQRTGKAGAKDDIAMDPVTFAYRMLENRVDATDDILPITRPRLSTVTTETGGLITVTYSPQECVRGEVIDAPEDTNTRSCYPQYWHINGASEASVDWFHKYRVLAVVTTDPTGYGQTMETSYTYEDAAWHYSESPFTPEEERTWNDWRGYRKVTTHTGAVGTTRSKTVALYLQGMDGDKTETGTRDVTLTGVDLTGLDVPDIADSDQYSGRIRQQITYNGDTPTTVKVTQPWSKETARQDVPGAGDHIARYVRTAKTTSHTYLTADQTWRSRATTTSYDDYGMATQVGDSGEIGKSGDETCTRSWYARNPDAGLTGLVSRELTVARGCGTALADVDLPSDTTRRGEVLSDTATVYDDSDATTWTVDQSPTTGEAAWAGRATGYTTTGTPAGWQTVTTTGYDTLGRAISTTDAQGNTSTTAYRPAEGGPLERTIATNPRDHAVVDFYEPLRGLVLRHYDENRKQTETAYDALGRVTDVWLPGFSSSRPADYTFDYHLHNDKPSYVASGRIAADLDTHITTYTLYDSLLRELQTQTPSPAGGRILTDTRYDSRGLAYETYADIWDKNTDPNGTYTRALHGEAPKQTLTTYDGTERPTTSTLLVKGTQKWTTTTTYTGDSTATTALNGGEAQRTITDIRGNTIERRTYAGTQPTDPDFGGTAPGIPYNSTKFTYTPDGKDKTVTGPDGTQWSYGHDLFGRQVTNTDPDKGTSTTAYNSLDQVIEATDSRGESVLTEYDELGRVKGTWANEKSEANRLTGFTYDTVLKGKPTTSTRYDDGAAYTTEVTAYGTLGQREEWQLHLPSSDPLVEAGAQTTYAFDAHYTRNGLLRSQLVPAMGGLQQEAVSYSHTLQGALTEVRGSNLYLTEAIYTPTGLPDQLTLGPSGSTTKATYIDHDYEVGTDRLLSSSVTTETHGWQLQDLNYTHDQAGNVTAITDTATIGGAQAADTQCFDYDGHRRLTDAWTPTNGDCTNPRDADTLGGRAPYWTSYTYNEAGQRTSETDHTTGDTDTYCYTGDQPHTLTGTSTAADCTNPDRDYGYDPAGNTTSRPGQTLTWNTEGKLDQAAEDAVDTNYLYDASGNLLIRHTEGGERILYAGSTELHLRADGTMWAQRYYGTDDMTIAVRTNRNTGGSQTELSYLAADKHRTTTLAIDSGEEQTFVKRALTPFGEQRTEARTGNWIDDKAFIGKTHDTNTALTHIGAREYDPTTGTFLSVDPLLETDRPQTLNGYSYAAQNPYTYTDPTGEGLDCGNGAGQLPCPENGAIDSSGRTGSGGMLSVESYPSGDGTVNVGTVRDRFGDIVSVSTHYREYTKPVGDGGKGQKKDTEDDSFWNKVGDALGAAGDKIVDAAVSFSAANVGAMKRSAQFLQDHWRGIAEGALFVVCVATFAGCFFGSLVLVGAKYGADYYTGGSSRANERVGANLRGAAIGLAVGRVGGATVAGLQKAVKPLGRHSARFLSRPKHKAGPRHAATPDRLLRGVYYGGGAAYGQLGCGTTFQSPGWC; encoded by the coding sequence ATGCGCATCGGTAGACGTATCTCTACGCGCGGCCTCATAGCCGCCCTGTCCACCGCTCTCCTGATCGAGGTCGGCGTGGCACAGATCGCCTTCGCGGCCGACGGACTCGGCAAGCCCGACGCCCCGAGCCCACACGCCGCCACGGTGAAGGAAGTCGCCGGCCTGGGCGCGGACAAGGCCAGGGAGCGCCGGGCCAAGGAGCGCAAGCGCAACACGGCGCAGGCTGAGCGGGCCGAGCGGGAACAGAACGCCGCTCCGGAGCCTGCGAAGCTCAGACGCCCTCGCAGCAGCAGCGTCGCCGAACTCGCCGTGAGCACGAGTGAGGCCGATGGGGGAGGGGACTACAGCGCCACGCCGCTGTCTCCGTCCGCCTCCTGGGGGGCCGGCGGGAACGCCGGTTCCTTCACTTGGGGCTATGACCTCGTGATTCCACAGCCGCCGGCGGGCGTCGCGCCGAAGCTGTCCCTGGATTACGACTCCGGCTCGATCGATGGCCGCACCTCGGCGACGAACAATCAGGGCAGCGCGCTGGGTGAAGGCTTCTCGATCACGGAGTCCTACATCGAGCGGACCTACGGGTCGTGCGATGAGGACGGGCACGGGGATGATCAGAAGGACCTGTGCTGGAAATACGACAACGCCCGCCTGGTCCTCAACGGCAAAGCCTCCCGCCTGGTCAAGGACGGGGACGGATGGCGGCTGTCGAACGACGACGCATCCAAGGTCGAGCGGCACACCGGCGCCTCCAACGGTGACGACAACGGCGAGTACTGGACCGTGACCACCACCGGCGGCACCGTCTACACCTTCGGCAAGGACGACGTCGCAGGCTCGGAGACCGGCTCGGTGTGGACCGTGCCGGTCTACGGGGACGACTCCGGCGAGCCCGGCTACAGCCAGGGCTCCTCTTTCAGCGGCCGGTCGCTGCGGCAGGCATGGCGGTGGAACCTGGACGTCGTCCAGGACACCCACGACAACGCGGCCACCTACTGGTACGCCAAGGAGACCAACCACTACCGCAAGAACGGCGCCTCCACCGCGAACACCGCCTACACCCGCGGCGGCTACCTGACCGAGATCCGCTACGGCCAGCGCGCCGACGCCCTGGAGACGTACTTCTACCGGGTCAAGCTCGCGCACAAGGAGCGCTGCACCGCCGAGGACTGCAGCGAGCTGACCGAGGACACCAAGGACAACTGGCCCGACGTGCCCTTCGAGGCCTTGTGCACCGACGGCGAGTCCGAGGCGGACTGCACCGGCCTGGGCCCCTCTTACTTTTCCCGGAAGCGGCTGACCGGCGTCACCACGCAGGTCAAGGACGGCGACACCTTCAAGGACGTGGACTCCTGGACCTTCACCCAGGACTACCTAGACCCCGGCGACATCGGCGGCACCGACGACCAGGTCCTGGTCTTGAAGAAGATCCAGCGCACCGGAAAGGCCGGCGCCAAGGACGACATCGCCATGGACCCGGTGACCTTCGCCTACCGGATGCTGGAGAACCGCGTCGACGCCACCGACGACATCCTCCCCATCACCCGCCCCCGCCTGTCCACGGTCACCACCGAGACCGGCGGACTCATCACCGTCACCTACTCCCCCCAGGAGTGCGTGCGCGGCGAGGTCATCGACGCACCGGAGGACACCAACACCCGCTCCTGCTACCCACAGTACTGGCACATCAACGGCGCCTCCGAGGCATCGGTGGACTGGTTCCACAAGTACCGCGTCCTCGCGGTGGTCACCACCGACCCCACCGGCTACGGCCAGACCATGGAAACCTCCTACACCTACGAGGACGCGGCCTGGCACTACAGCGAAAGCCCGTTCACCCCCGAGGAGGAGCGGACCTGGAACGACTGGCGCGGCTACCGCAAGGTCACCACCCACACCGGCGCCGTGGGCACCACCCGGTCCAAGACCGTCGCGCTCTACCTACAGGGCATGGACGGCGACAAGACCGAAACCGGCACCCGCGACGTCACCCTCACCGGCGTCGACCTGACCGGTCTCGACGTCCCGGACATCGCCGACAGCGACCAGTACTCCGGCCGAATCCGCCAGCAGATCACCTACAACGGCGACACCCCCACCACGGTCAAGGTCACCCAACCCTGGTCCAAGGAGACCGCCCGCCAGGACGTCCCCGGAGCCGGCGACCACATCGCCCGCTACGTCCGCACCGCCAAGACCACCAGCCACACCTACCTGACCGCCGACCAGACCTGGCGCAGCCGGGCCACCACCACCAGCTACGACGACTACGGCATGGCCACCCAAGTCGGCGACTCGGGCGAGATCGGCAAGAGCGGTGACGAGACCTGCACACGCTCCTGGTACGCCCGCAACCCCGACGCCGGCCTGACCGGCCTGGTCTCCCGCGAGTTGACCGTTGCCCGCGGCTGTGGCACCGCCCTGGCCGACGTCGACCTGCCCTCCGACACCACGCGCCGCGGTGAAGTGCTCTCCGACACCGCCACCGTCTACGACGACTCCGACGCCACCACCTGGACCGTCGACCAGTCACCCACAACGGGTGAGGCGGCCTGGGCGGGTCGCGCCACCGGCTACACCACCACAGGCACCCCTGCCGGGTGGCAGACCGTCACCACCACCGGCTACGACACCCTCGGCCGCGCCATCTCCACCACCGACGCCCAGGGCAACACCTCCACCACCGCCTACCGCCCAGCGGAGGGCGGACCCCTCGAGCGGACCATCGCCACCAACCCGCGCGACCACGCCGTTGTCGACTTCTACGAACCGCTGCGTGGACTCGTCCTGAGGCATTACGACGAGAACCGCAAGCAGACCGAGACGGCCTACGACGCCCTCGGGCGTGTCACCGACGTATGGCTCCCCGGGTTCAGCAGCAGCCGCCCAGCGGACTACACCTTCGACTACCACCTGCACAACGACAAACCGTCCTACGTCGCCAGCGGCCGCATAGCCGCCGACCTCGACACCCACATAACCACCTACACCCTCTACGACTCACTCCTGCGGGAACTGCAGACACAGACGCCCTCACCCGCGGGTGGGCGGATCCTGACCGACACCCGCTACGACTCCCGCGGCCTCGCCTACGAGACCTACGCCGACATCTGGGACAAGAACACCGACCCCAACGGCACCTACACCCGCGCCCTGCACGGCGAAGCCCCCAAGCAGACCCTCACCACCTACGACGGCACAGAACGCCCCACCACCAGCACGTTGCTGGTCAAGGGCACCCAGAAGTGGACGACCACCACCACCTACACCGGCGACTCCACCGCCACCACCGCCCTCAACGGCGGTGAGGCCCAGCGCACCATCACCGACATCCGCGGCAACACCATCGAACGCCGCACCTACGCCGGCACACAGCCCACCGACCCCGACTTCGGCGGCACCGCACCCGGCATCCCCTACAACTCCACCAAGTTCACCTACACCCCCGACGGCAAGGACAAGACCGTCACCGGCCCCGACGGCACCCAGTGGAGCTACGGCCACGACCTCTTCGGCCGCCAGGTGACGAACACCGACCCGGACAAGGGCACCTCCACCACCGCCTACAACAGCCTCGACCAGGTCATCGAAGCCACCGACTCCCGTGGCGAGTCGGTCCTGACCGAGTACGACGAGCTGGGCCGGGTGAAGGGCACCTGGGCGAACGAGAAGAGCGAAGCCAACCGTCTGACCGGCTTCACCTACGACACCGTCCTCAAGGGCAAGCCCACCACCTCCACCCGCTACGACGACGGCGCCGCCTACACCACCGAGGTCACCGCCTACGGCACCCTCGGCCAGCGCGAAGAGTGGCAGCTTCACCTCCCCTCCAGCGACCCGCTCGTCGAAGCCGGCGCACAAACCACCTATGCCTTCGACGCCCACTACACCCGCAACGGACTCCTCCGCAGCCAGCTGGTGCCAGCCATGGGAGGGCTGCAACAGGAGGCGGTGAGTTACAGCCACACCCTGCAAGGTGCGCTCACCGAAGTCCGAGGGAGCAACCTCTACCTCACCGAAGCCATCTACACCCCCACCGGCCTGCCCGACCAGCTCACCCTCGGCCCCTCGGGCAGCACCACCAAAGCCACCTACATCGACCACGACTACGAGGTCGGCACTGACCGACTCCTCAGCAGCTCAGTCACCACCGAAACCCACGGCTGGCAGCTACAGGACCTGAACTACACCCACGACCAGGCAGGCAACGTCACCGCCATCACCGACACCGCCACCATCGGCGGCGCCCAAGCAGCCGACACCCAGTGCTTCGACTACGACGGCCACCGCCGACTCACCGACGCCTGGACACCCACCAACGGCGACTGCACCAACCCACGCGACGCAGACACACTCGGCGGCCGCGCCCCCTACTGGACCAGCTACACCTACAACGAAGCCGGCCAGCGCACCAGCGAAACCGACCACACCACAGGCGACACAGACACCTACTGCTACACCGGCGACCAGCCCCACACCCTCACCGGCACCAGCACCGCAGCCGACTGCACCAACCCCGACCGCGACTACGGCTACGACCCCGCCGGCAACACCACCAGCCGACCCGGACAGACCCTCACCTGGAACACCGAAGGCAAACTCGACCAGGCCGCCGAAGACGCCGTCGACACCAACTACCTCTACGACGCCTCCGGCAACCTCCTCATCCGCCACACCGAAGGCGGCGAACGCATCCTCTACGCCGGCAGCACCGAACTCCACCTCCGCGCCGACGGAACCATGTGGGCCCAGCGCTACTACGGCACGGACGACATGACCATCGCCGTCCGCACCAACCGCAACACCGGCGGAAGCCAAACAGAACTTTCCTACCTCGCCGCCGACAAACACCGCACCACCACCCTCGCCATCGACTCCGGCGAAGAACAGACCTTCGTCAAACGCGCCCTCACCCCCTTCGGCGAACAACGCACCGAAGCACGCACCGGAAACTGGATCGACGACAAAGCCTTCATCGGCAAGACCCACGACACCAACACCGCCCTCACCCACATAGGCGCACGCGAATACGACCCCACCACCGGCACATTCCTCAGCGTCGACCCACTCCTCGAGACCGACAGACCCCAAACCCTCAACGGCTACAGCTACGCAGCTCAGAACCCCTACACCTACACTGATCCCACTGGCGAAGGCCTCGACTGCGGCAACGGTGCTGGACAGCTGCCATGTCCGGAGAACGGAGCGATTGACTCCTCCGGGCGCACGGGGAGCGGCGGTATGCTCTCGGTCGAGAGCTACCCCAGCGGAGACGGCACCGTAAACGTAGGCACCGTCCGAGACAGGTTCGGCGACATCGTCAGCGTTTCCACGCACTACCGCGAGTACACGAAACCAGTCGGAGACGGCGGAAAAGGGCAGAAAAAGGATACCGAAGACGATTCCTTCTGGAACAAGGTCGGAGATGCCTTGGGTGCGGCAGGCGATAAAATCGTCGACGCAGCAGTTTCCTTTTCCGCTGCCAATGTTGGAGCGATGAAGCGTTCCGCCCAGTTCCTCCAAGATCACTGGCGAGGGATTGCGGAAGGGGCTCTCTTCGTTGTGTGTGTCGCCACATTCGCCGGGTGCTTCTTTGGCAGTCTCGTACTCGTAGGTGCAAAATACGGAGCCGATTACTACACCGGAGGATCTTCACGTGCAAATGAGCGAGTTGGGGCGAACCTGCGAGGTGCAGCAATCGGCCTGGCTGTCGGGCGCGTGGGCGGGGCCACTGTTGCTGGCCTTCAAAAGGCCGTGAAGCCGCTGGGTCGTCACAGTGCGAGATTCCTGAGTCGGCCCAAACATAAGGCAGGTCCGCGCCATGCGGCGACCCCGGACAGACTGCTTCGCGGTGTGTACTATGGCGGCGGCGCTGCCTATGGGCAGCTGGGCTGCGGAACTACCTTCCAATCGCCGGGTTGGTGCTGA
- a CDS encoding carbohydrate ABC transporter permease: MPSTSTPAPIRGDEHPARAKRARPRVNWWLTGVMAALSLTVLVPLYFTVVTALKTTGQLGGPGFGLPDTVRWANFADAWTLTNFPSALLNSALITVGAVAVTLLTNSLVAYAIARNMHRRLFRGLYYYFVSALFVPFPIIMLPVVKQTSLLGLDNQAGLALLYVVYGLALNIFLYVGYLRSVPRELEEAARTDGAGTWTIFWRIIFPLLKPMNATVGILTCLWAWNDFMLPLVVLSDPAEQTLPLAQYVFQNQFNTDYPVAFASYLMAMAPVLLVYVFAQRWVISGVMRGSAK; encoded by the coding sequence ATGCCGTCGACCTCCACCCCCGCGCCGATACGCGGGGACGAGCACCCCGCCCGGGCGAAGCGGGCCCGGCCGCGCGTCAACTGGTGGCTCACCGGCGTGATGGCGGCCCTGTCCCTGACGGTGCTCGTCCCGCTGTACTTCACCGTCGTCACCGCGCTGAAGACCACCGGCCAGCTCGGCGGCCCCGGCTTCGGCCTGCCCGACACCGTGCGCTGGGCCAACTTCGCCGACGCCTGGACCCTGACGAACTTCCCCAGCGCCCTGCTCAACAGCGCGCTCATCACGGTCGGCGCCGTCGCCGTCACACTGCTCACCAACTCGCTGGTGGCGTACGCCATCGCCCGCAACATGCACCGCAGGCTGTTCCGCGGGCTGTACTACTACTTCGTCTCGGCGCTCTTCGTACCGTTCCCGATCATCATGCTGCCGGTCGTGAAGCAGACCTCGCTGCTGGGCCTCGACAACCAGGCCGGACTCGCCCTGCTCTACGTCGTCTACGGCCTCGCGCTCAACATCTTCCTCTACGTCGGCTACCTGCGGTCCGTGCCCCGCGAACTGGAGGAGGCCGCCCGCACGGACGGCGCCGGCACCTGGACCATCTTCTGGCGCATCATCTTCCCCCTGCTGAAGCCCATGAACGCGACGGTCGGCATCCTCACCTGCCTGTGGGCGTGGAACGACTTCATGCTGCCGCTCGTCGTCCTCTCCGACCCCGCCGAGCAGACCCTCCCGCTCGCCCAGTACGTCTTCCAGAACCAGTTCAACACCGACTACCCGGTGGCCTTCGCGTCCTACCTGATGGCGATGGCCCCCGTCCTGCTCGTGTACGTCTTCGCCCAGCGCTGGGTGATCTCCGGAGTCATGCGAGGTTCCGCCAAGTGA